One Mycolicibacterium goodii genomic region harbors:
- a CDS encoding ABC transporter permease encodes MTTPVPSTASAPKRTTLSPRNRTFAAGAVLLGTIVALCVLAPLVLTTSTTDFVGVPLSAPSPTHPFGTDAFGRDVFSRTLVGGRLDLGVAFIGVVVPLLVGTVIGIASGLVAGSLLDRVVMRTVDAILAFPFNILILALAVVLGQSTTFWFLPAGVPGILVALFLTSWSVYARIARGETLALRERDFLVAARVSGLSWWTIVRRHIFPNVLPATLTYALSDAVLVIGVIAALPFLGAGVQPPTPEWGSIIYDGRSVLSEAPWVCLGPGLFIVCTGIAVRLMGQGSRVLSEGSK; translated from the coding sequence ATGACCACACCGGTTCCGTCAACCGCATCCGCCCCGAAGCGGACAACCCTCTCGCCGCGCAACCGTACCTTCGCCGCAGGCGCCGTTCTGCTGGGAACCATCGTTGCGCTGTGCGTCCTTGCTCCGCTGGTCCTCACCACATCAACCACCGATTTCGTCGGCGTACCGCTCTCCGCTCCAAGCCCGACCCACCCGTTCGGCACCGATGCCTTCGGCCGCGACGTCTTCAGCAGGACCCTCGTCGGCGGCAGACTCGACCTGGGAGTCGCCTTCATCGGAGTGGTCGTGCCTTTGCTCGTGGGCACCGTGATCGGCATCGCGTCGGGTCTGGTTGCTGGATCCCTACTGGACCGTGTCGTGATGCGCACCGTGGATGCCATCCTGGCGTTTCCCTTCAACATTTTGATCCTGGCGCTGGCTGTCGTGCTGGGTCAGTCCACGACATTCTGGTTCCTCCCCGCAGGCGTACCGGGAATCCTCGTGGCCCTGTTTCTGACGAGCTGGAGCGTGTATGCGCGGATCGCCCGCGGGGAAACGTTGGCACTGCGCGAACGTGACTTCTTGGTCGCCGCCAGGGTGAGCGGGCTGAGCTGGTGGACCATTGTGCGACGCCACATCTTTCCCAATGTTCTTCCGGCCACCCTGACCTACGCACTGTCCGATGCGGTACTGGTCATCGGTGTCATTGCCGCACTGCCGTTCCTCGGCGCCGGCGTCCAACCGCCCACTCCTGAGTGGGGCAGCATCATCTACGACGGGCGCTCAGTACTGAGCGAGGCTCCTTGGGTATGTCTGGGGCCGGGCCTGTTCATCGTGTGCACCGGCATTGCGGTCCGCCTCATGGGGCAAGGGTCCCGGGTCCTGTCTGAAGGCAGCAAATGA